In Salinibacterium sp. dk2585, a single window of DNA contains:
- a CDS encoding ATP-dependent DNA ligase, whose amino-acid sequence MGRLTYDSTTHIDFDDRVLAHLQVVMGAKLRRKESFFFTWTNAQDIGDGRGSLWIHPAIPLYFKFTGGRPPSINRSWIDALMLTANTPGGLRLIPEPDVRLPDAAEEQE is encoded by the coding sequence ATGGGCCGGTTGACCTACGATTCGACGACGCATATCGACTTCGATGACCGGGTGCTGGCGCATCTTCAGGTGGTGATGGGCGCGAAGCTCCGACGAAAGGAGTCGTTCTTCTTCACCTGGACGAATGCGCAGGACATCGGGGACGGCCGGGGCTCGCTGTGGATCCATCCCGCGATCCCGCTCTACTTCAAGTTCACGGGGGGCCGCCCGCCGTCGATCAACCGCTCGTGGATCGACGCGCTCATGCTGACGGCGAATACACCGGGCGGACTGAGACTGATACCGGAGCCAGACGTTCGACTCCCTGATGCGGCGGAGGAACAGGAATGA
- a CDS encoding Cof-type HAD-IIB family hydrolase gives MVCDMDGSLLTDDGAVPDSFWPLLEVMRSRGIAFVPASGRQYAALKKVFSRIDGELTYIAENGNLVVRDGKVLSSTSMDASTVREVIDTVRASERELGLVVCGLQSAYVERTEPTFLAEAQKYYARLETVADLTEVTDEVLKLATFDDVDAESTASTTFRNLGETHQVVVSGKHWVDIMNDGVDKGRGLRALQESSGITPEQTAVFGDYLNDLQMLDAAEWSFAMANAHPAVRDNARYLAPSNQEHGVVTALAHLLNI, from the coding sequence GTGGTCTGCGACATGGACGGCTCGCTGCTGACGGATGACGGCGCGGTACCCGATTCCTTCTGGCCGCTCCTGGAGGTCATGCGGTCGCGCGGCATCGCCTTCGTTCCCGCGAGTGGCCGCCAGTATGCGGCGCTCAAGAAGGTGTTCTCACGCATTGATGGTGAGCTGACCTACATCGCTGAGAACGGCAACCTCGTCGTGCGGGATGGGAAGGTGCTCTCGTCCACGTCGATGGACGCCAGCACGGTTCGTGAGGTGATCGACACCGTGCGAGCGAGCGAGAGGGAGCTCGGCCTCGTCGTCTGCGGCCTCCAAAGTGCCTATGTCGAACGCACCGAGCCGACCTTCCTCGCCGAGGCGCAGAAGTATTACGCCCGGTTGGAGACCGTCGCCGACCTGACCGAGGTCACCGACGAGGTGCTCAAGCTGGCGACCTTCGACGACGTGGATGCGGAGAGCACCGCGAGCACGACCTTCCGCAACCTCGGCGAGACCCATCAGGTCGTCGTCTCTGGCAAGCACTGGGTCGACATCATGAACGACGGCGTCGACAAGGGCCGCGGCCTGCGCGCGCTGCAGGAGTCCTCCGGCATCACACCCGAGCAGACGGCCGTCTTCGGCGACTACCTCAACGACCTCCAGATGCTGGATGCCGCGGAGTGGTCGTTCGCCATGGCCAACGCACACCCGGCGGTCCGCGATAACGCGCGCTACCTCGCGCCGAGCAACCAGGAGCACGGCGTCGTCACGGCGCTCGCCCACCTGCTGAACATCTGA
- a CDS encoding DNA glycosylase AlkZ-like family protein, producing MSRSDMPLAEALNRATALRRAEADELLTAAQARRMRWHAQLLGGSSLTPAEVVRRAVALQGQDLPGVLRAIAIRSRAGTTLADVRAAFAAGELVRSWPMRGTLFATTPEQLAALLHFTGERLHRAAARRRTDLGLDDRVVDAAREVLLDGLGSRPLTRAEVLASWEDAGIGTTEGRGYHLIAHFAIAGLVHWGAFAGSGSEQLLTLSPANVPADPDAALAAVVRGYVSARGPVSESDLAWWTKLPLGVLRRAVASVDDVVTVSVDGAPAWMIGEPAPAAASGVTLIPAFDEWILGYADRSLVASPRMLEALVPGNNGVFRPGILVDGVVVGTWRMPRGKAPVIELVEPVPARTRRAIDAAISDWPHAAD from the coding sequence ATGTCGCGATCCGACATGCCGCTGGCGGAGGCGCTCAATCGTGCGACAGCGCTGCGCCGTGCTGAGGCCGACGAGCTTCTCACCGCTGCGCAGGCTCGGCGGATGCGCTGGCACGCCCAACTGCTGGGCGGCTCGTCCCTCACCCCCGCCGAGGTCGTGCGACGTGCCGTCGCCCTCCAGGGACAGGATCTCCCGGGCGTGCTGCGGGCGATCGCCATCCGCTCCCGTGCGGGCACGACCCTCGCCGATGTGCGCGCGGCGTTCGCAGCCGGAGAACTCGTGCGCTCGTGGCCCATGCGTGGCACGCTCTTCGCGACCACGCCCGAGCAGTTGGCCGCCCTGCTGCACTTCACTGGTGAGCGTCTTCACCGAGCGGCGGCGCGCCGACGAACCGATCTTGGACTCGACGATCGTGTCGTCGACGCCGCCCGCGAGGTTCTCCTGGACGGGCTCGGCTCGCGGCCACTCACCCGCGCCGAAGTGCTCGCCAGTTGGGAAGACGCGGGCATCGGGACCACCGAAGGCCGTGGCTACCACCTGATCGCCCACTTCGCGATCGCGGGCCTCGTGCACTGGGGAGCATTCGCCGGCTCCGGCTCCGAGCAACTGCTCACCCTCTCCCCCGCGAACGTACCGGCAGACCCCGATGCGGCGCTCGCCGCGGTGGTGCGCGGCTACGTCTCAGCGAGAGGTCCCGTGAGTGAGTCCGACCTGGCGTGGTGGACGAAACTGCCGCTCGGCGTGCTGCGCCGCGCCGTGGCATCCGTCGACGACGTTGTCACCGTCTCGGTGGACGGCGCGCCCGCATGGATGATCGGCGAACCGGCGCCGGCCGCGGCAAGCGGGGTGACGCTCATACCGGCCTTCGACGAGTGGATCCTCGGCTACGCAGACCGCTCGCTCGTCGCAAGCCCGCGGATGCTTGAGGCACTCGTGCCCGGAAACAACGGCGTGTTCCGCCCGGGCATCCTGGTCGATGGCGTGGTCGTCGGCACGTGGCGCATGCCGCGGGGCAAAGCGCCTGTCATCGAGCTGGTGGAGCCGGTGCCGGCACGGACGCGGCGCGCGATCGATGCGGCCATCAGCGATTGGCCGCACGCGGCAGATTAG
- a CDS encoding glycosyltransferase family A protein, producing the protein MPKRVRSPVVRRQGLKSVERESIWSALPFRCLVACRRVSWDESRRSAQCAGNGLGGTFGHVRASVVVPVFNPGPGLETLIESFDAQTLKPDEFEVILCDDGSDEATRRRLAEITATRANVRVLTLAHTGWPGTPRNHGIDAARGRYVFFSDQDDVMFERALEQLCDYADRHSSDVVIGKVVGIGRRIPRAIFRRDIPRATLGKDPILELLTPHKLFRMSFLREHNIRFPDGRVRLEDHLFVMQAYFSARTISVLATEPCYGWVKNQGSASSSRIDPATYFPHLERVLDLVEDKTAPGSLRDTLFRHWYRGKILKRLDGARMVAYPEVYREAFLDAVIPIARQRFGPGVEKGLAFPLRIRSRFLKEGRRAELLRLAEFEAGLECRAEVISARWTRGGTLTLEIRVRVLRDGQDALTFTPREVARVRPSSSMTRAAIWQPPPGVEQSALTERDLDASRDLRSDWVELRLLDSIERAEYLVPGRARVSSGLARATLDPIRVFSRRDTSSGGRLVASVRRAGWTFETPLRADPAVLADAAGSPFLAGHRCWLALHSDGTLELRRDVGGGQLREFVARAARRAARALRRVAR; encoded by the coding sequence ATGCCCAAGAGGGTAAGGAGTCCTGTCGTTCGGCGTCAGGGATTGAAATCTGTGGAACGAGAGAGTATTTGGAGTGCCCTGCCGTTCCGCTGTCTCGTCGCCTGCAGGCGAGTCTCGTGGGACGAATCTCGGCGTTCTGCCCAGTGTGCAGGAAACGGCCTCGGAGGTACGTTCGGGCATGTGCGAGCGAGCGTTGTGGTTCCGGTATTCAATCCGGGGCCGGGTCTAGAGACCCTCATCGAGTCCTTCGATGCCCAGACGCTGAAGCCTGACGAGTTCGAGGTGATCCTGTGCGACGACGGGTCTGACGAGGCGACGCGCCGTCGGCTCGCCGAGATCACCGCCACGCGAGCAAACGTCCGCGTGCTCACGCTCGCACACACGGGTTGGCCGGGGACGCCTCGCAACCACGGCATCGATGCCGCCCGCGGCAGATACGTGTTCTTCTCCGACCAGGACGACGTGATGTTCGAGCGGGCGCTCGAACAGCTCTGCGACTACGCCGATCGCCACTCTTCCGATGTTGTCATCGGCAAGGTCGTGGGGATTGGGCGCCGGATTCCGCGGGCCATCTTCCGCCGCGATATCCCCAGGGCGACGCTAGGGAAAGACCCCATCCTCGAGTTGCTCACGCCCCACAAGCTGTTCAGGATGTCCTTCCTCCGTGAGCACAACATCCGCTTTCCCGACGGTCGGGTGCGCTTAGAGGATCACCTTTTCGTCATGCAGGCGTACTTCAGCGCGCGCACGATCTCGGTTCTCGCGACGGAACCCTGCTACGGCTGGGTCAAGAACCAAGGCAGCGCCAGTTCGTCGCGAATCGACCCCGCCACGTACTTTCCCCATCTGGAGAGGGTCCTCGACCTGGTGGAGGACAAGACAGCACCCGGCTCCTTGCGGGACACCCTGTTTCGTCACTGGTATCGCGGCAAGATCCTGAAGCGCCTCGATGGAGCGCGCATGGTTGCGTACCCTGAGGTCTACCGCGAGGCGTTCCTCGACGCCGTTATTCCCATCGCCCGCCAACGATTTGGCCCTGGCGTCGAGAAGGGCCTCGCCTTCCCGTTGAGGATTCGTTCGAGGTTCTTGAAGGAAGGACGACGCGCCGAGTTATTGCGTCTTGCCGAGTTCGAGGCCGGTCTCGAATGCCGAGCTGAAGTGATCTCCGCACGTTGGACACGGGGCGGAACCCTCACGCTGGAGATCCGGGTGCGCGTATTGCGGGACGGGCAGGATGCGCTCACCTTCACTCCCCGCGAGGTGGCACGCGTCCGTCCCTCGTCGTCGATGACACGCGCAGCGATCTGGCAGCCGCCGCCGGGGGTCGAGCAGAGCGCGCTCACAGAGCGCGACCTCGACGCGAGCAGGGACCTGCGATCGGACTGGGTGGAATTGCGTTTGCTTGACAGCATCGAACGAGCCGAATACCTGGTCCCGGGCCGGGCTCGCGTGAGTTCAGGGCTCGCAAGGGCAACGCTCGACCCGATCCGTGTCTTCAGCCGAAGGGATACATCCAGCGGTGGGCGCCTCGTCGCCAGCGTCCGACGCGCCGGTTGGACCTTCGAGACGCCGCTGCGAGCAGACCCAGCGGTTCTCGCTGACGCCGCCGGGTCTCCGTTCCTCGCAGGGCACAGGTGCTGGCTGGCGCTTCACAGCGACGGCACGCTTGAACTCCGCCGTGATGTTGGAGGCGGACAGCTCAGGGAGTTCGTCGCGCGTGCGGCTCGCCGCGCTGCACGAGCACTGCGACGCGTCGCGCGGTAG
- a CDS encoding Hsp20/alpha crystallin family protein — protein MARNLVRFDPLAEFTSLQKQLFSDGLFGHSRTAALPTTDVYTENDKQLTVEVHLPHFSDEDVSVNVDQGALVIQAEKTEKETDKKKKYVVRESATSFYRRIMLPEQADEENVKASFHHGVLKVNVPFKELPSPRKIALTKGDKESE, from the coding sequence ATGGCACGCAACCTAGTTCGATTCGATCCGCTGGCGGAGTTCACCTCCCTTCAGAAGCAGCTCTTCTCCGATGGGTTGTTCGGTCATTCCCGCACGGCAGCGCTGCCGACGACGGACGTCTACACCGAGAACGACAAGCAGTTGACGGTCGAAGTGCACCTGCCCCACTTTTCCGACGAGGATGTGAGCGTCAACGTCGACCAGGGTGCGTTGGTGATTCAAGCGGAGAAGACCGAGAAGGAAACGGACAAGAAGAAGAAGTATGTCGTGCGCGAGAGCGCCACCAGCTTCTATCGAAGGATCATGCTTCCCGAGCAGGCAGACGAGGAGAACGTCAAGGCGAGCTTCCACCACGGGGTGCTCAAAGTGAACGTGCCATTCAAGGAGCTGCCGTCGCCGCGCAAGATTGCCTTGACCAAGGGCGACAAGGAGAGCGAGTAA
- a CDS encoding ATP-binding protein — MSRADPRVNPLFLALERMSAAIETRAVLQRFVDVAVDMVGAERAVLEIDDRGGRRSELIMATRDGDVDREPWTHGNAAENDERWHSLPVRLGNGPFGTLHLRSGDQRRLEREDIELAAGLANLAGNLIRSAILYQEIEVREQWGNASSRVSTALLAVDPHESLRTIAAELAAERKGERIAVLQPGPASGSIRVVAVEGPDRERCVGRTYSAGETLGASVLGDGMPRATGARTSHGPETLSLETDGMRGPVLFFAITRQKRVCAVLAAARQPGSPEISDTEVHAAADFAERMSLVLDLAVAREAHERSTDRARIARDLHDHVIQILFSVGLDLKNVLSRNSNVLEEALSASLIDRIDDAIRRIRTTIFSINPAPPESARQALMDLAEEASRLLPQPVNMNLSGPIDTMVTGSLLNDVTAVAREMLANVVRHSGADRVEMDVAVLDGSFVLTVEDDGVGMSATPPNGGLANMRKRALARGGSFEVSKKPRRTSATWVVPLP; from the coding sequence ATGTCGCGCGCAGATCCTCGGGTGAATCCCTTGTTTCTCGCCCTGGAGAGAATGAGCGCAGCCATCGAGACCAGGGCCGTTCTGCAGCGATTCGTCGATGTCGCGGTCGACATGGTCGGGGCAGAGCGCGCGGTGCTGGAAATCGATGACCGAGGTGGAAGACGTTCCGAGCTCATCATGGCGACCCGCGACGGTGATGTCGACCGAGAACCGTGGACGCATGGCAACGCCGCAGAGAACGACGAACGCTGGCATTCCTTGCCGGTTCGCCTCGGGAACGGCCCTTTCGGCACCCTCCACCTGCGCAGCGGGGACCAGAGACGCCTGGAGCGTGAGGACATCGAGCTCGCAGCGGGACTCGCAAACCTCGCAGGCAACTTGATTCGAAGCGCCATCCTCTATCAGGAGATCGAAGTGCGGGAGCAATGGGGCAACGCGTCTTCTCGTGTCAGCACCGCGCTGCTGGCGGTCGACCCGCATGAGAGCTTGCGGACGATCGCGGCCGAACTCGCGGCCGAGCGCAAGGGGGAGAGAATCGCCGTGCTGCAGCCTGGCCCCGCATCCGGATCGATTCGAGTCGTGGCGGTCGAAGGGCCCGACCGTGAACGATGCGTCGGCAGGACCTACTCGGCCGGCGAGACGCTGGGAGCCAGTGTGCTGGGAGATGGCATGCCCCGCGCCACCGGTGCCCGAACCAGTCACGGCCCGGAGACGCTCTCCCTCGAGACCGATGGCATGAGGGGTCCCGTGCTGTTCTTCGCCATCACGCGTCAGAAGCGGGTCTGCGCGGTGCTGGCGGCGGCCAGGCAGCCTGGTTCCCCCGAGATCAGCGACACAGAAGTGCACGCTGCCGCTGATTTTGCCGAGCGCATGTCCTTGGTCTTGGATCTCGCCGTAGCTCGTGAGGCGCATGAACGATCAACCGATCGCGCTCGCATAGCGAGGGACCTGCATGACCACGTCATACAGATCCTCTTCAGTGTGGGCCTGGACCTGAAGAATGTCCTGAGCCGAAACTCCAACGTGCTCGAGGAGGCCCTCAGCGCGAGCCTGATCGATCGTATCGATGACGCCATCCGGCGGATAAGAACGACCATCTTCTCCATCAACCCCGCCCCGCCTGAGTCGGCCCGACAGGCGCTGATGGACCTGGCGGAGGAAGCCTCGCGCCTGCTACCCCAGCCGGTGAACATGAACCTCTCGGGCCCGATCGACACGATGGTGACTGGCTCCTTGCTCAATGACGTCACCGCGGTCGCCCGTGAGATGCTCGCCAATGTGGTGAGGCACTCAGGCGCCGATCGGGTAGAGATGGATGTTGCAGTGCTCGATGGCTCCTTCGTGCTGACCGTTGAGGACGACGGGGTAGGCATGTCGGCGACGCCGCCAAACGGTGGGCTGGCCAACATGCGTAAACGGGCGCTGGCGCGCGGGGGCTCATTTGAAGTCTCGAAGAAGCCACGCCGGACATCTGCGACCTGGGTCGTGCCCCTGCCATGA
- a CDS encoding DUF1345 domain-containing protein, translated as MLNRYVSDTARANWSSLISAVVGAGLALGLTAIRGDLGRIDALAFGIDAYLLIWPAFAAIYLLWTHRAYSRPGPRALAVQVERERAYQGKWWSTLLGYGGASSWTLMAAIGAVGVTVLIAQDASYRGNLLYVALGLLCVAGSWALMVYAFALQYMRLGSSSDREHPHIVIGIDGDIRFADYLTLAVLLSTMAATVSADIRSREAWGLVRTNVLFAFTFNSVIVAMVVSLLLGGLVSPGP; from the coding sequence GTGCTGAACCGTTACGTGAGCGACACCGCGAGAGCCAACTGGAGCTCCCTCATCTCTGCGGTCGTCGGCGCGGGACTTGCCCTCGGCCTCACGGCGATTCGCGGCGACTTGGGCAGGATCGACGCGCTCGCCTTCGGCATCGACGCATACCTGCTCATCTGGCCAGCCTTCGCCGCCATCTACCTCCTGTGGACCCACCGTGCCTACTCCCGCCCTGGCCCGCGCGCCCTCGCGGTGCAGGTCGAGCGTGAGCGTGCGTACCAGGGCAAGTGGTGGTCGACGCTGCTCGGCTACGGCGGCGCATCCAGCTGGACCCTCATGGCCGCGATCGGTGCCGTCGGCGTCACCGTCCTGATCGCGCAGGATGCCTCGTACCGCGGCAACCTGCTCTACGTGGCCTTGGGCCTGCTCTGCGTGGCTGGCTCATGGGCGCTCATGGTCTACGCGTTCGCCCTGCAGTACATGCGCCTCGGCAGCAGCAGTGACCGCGAGCATCCGCACATCGTGATCGGCATCGACGGAGACATCCGCTTCGCCGACTACCTCACCCTCGCGGTGCTCCTGTCGACAATGGCGGCAACGGTCTCCGCCGACATCCGGTCCCGCGAGGCGTGGGGGCTCGTGCGCACCAACGTGCTCTTCGCGTTCACCTTCAACTCGGTCATCGTCGCAATGGTCGTCTCGCTGCTGCTCGGCGGTCTCGTCAGTCCCGGGCCATAG
- a CDS encoding DUF3151 domain-containing protein has translation MPTNLLGPEPTLLPEEPEVLESIADADFAASDVAMAHPTSSLAWALLADEAFEAGKTLESYAFARVGYHRGLDALRRSGWKGQGPIPWSHEPNRGVLRALFALQRAADAIGEEDEVERLATFLDDSDPGAAEKIRSGE, from the coding sequence ATGCCCACGAACCTTCTCGGCCCCGAGCCGACCCTGCTGCCAGAAGAGCCCGAAGTGCTTGAGTCGATCGCCGACGCTGACTTCGCGGCATCCGATGTCGCGATGGCCCACCCGACGTCATCCCTCGCGTGGGCGCTCCTCGCCGATGAGGCCTTCGAGGCGGGCAAGACTCTCGAGTCCTACGCCTTCGCACGGGTCGGCTACCACCGCGGCCTCGACGCGCTGCGCCGGTCCGGATGGAAGGGCCAGGGCCCCATCCCGTGGTCGCACGAGCCCAACAGGGGAGTGCTTCGCGCGCTCTTCGCCCTGCAGCGCGCCGCCGACGCGATCGGCGAAGAGGACGAGGTCGAGCGCTTGGCCACGTTCCTCGACGACTCCGACCCCGGCGCGGCCGAGAAGATCCGCAGCGGGGAATAG
- a CDS encoding DUF418 domain-containing protein: MRAPDTRIRGLDIARGVAVLGMFTAHTISVSEPSGVFVVLDELSGGTRPRMLFALVGGISLGLFVAGTPRVRVRLQVAIRGILLLALGLLLQSFFSGVSVVIDEWGLLFLLMVPLLIVPSRWLLLGASALMLVGHIAIAAGVGRMPYASDGGVPRAVLEQALSWTFTGDYPLVTWLPSVIGGYLLARADITRPATQGWMGGLGAAAFLLGLVLTPALDPSADPEAWPATLALQLSALGAAAVVVAMLVWATSPRAGAPGRLAGAILYPLAAAGAMPLTVYTAHVLALAAWYLIDPAGWAPDATTWMIFTVVTLVVAPVWRKTIGQGPLEWLLAFLSGRKGFVPRLRAN; this comes from the coding sequence ATGCGAGCACCCGACACGCGCATCCGGGGCCTCGACATCGCGCGAGGTGTCGCCGTGCTGGGCATGTTCACCGCCCACACGATCTCGGTCAGTGAGCCGTCGGGAGTCTTTGTCGTGCTCGACGAGCTTTCGGGTGGCACCAGGCCACGGATGCTGTTCGCCCTGGTCGGCGGCATCTCTCTCGGCCTGTTCGTGGCGGGGACTCCACGGGTGCGAGTGCGCCTGCAGGTCGCCATCCGCGGCATCCTGCTGCTCGCGCTCGGCCTGCTGCTCCAATCGTTCTTCTCGGGCGTCAGCGTCGTCATCGACGAGTGGGGGCTGCTCTTCCTCCTGATGGTTCCGCTGCTCATCGTGCCGAGCCGGTGGCTGCTGCTCGGCGCCTCTGCCCTCATGCTCGTCGGGCACATAGCGATCGCTGCGGGTGTGGGGCGGATGCCGTACGCGAGTGACGGTGGAGTACCGCGCGCCGTCTTGGAGCAGGCGCTGAGCTGGACGTTCACCGGCGACTACCCGCTCGTCACGTGGCTGCCCTCGGTCATCGGCGGCTATCTCCTGGCCCGTGCCGACATCACCCGGCCCGCGACGCAGGGCTGGATGGGCGGCCTCGGTGCCGCAGCATTCCTGCTGGGACTCGTGCTGACGCCCGCGCTCGACCCCTCGGCCGACCCTGAGGCCTGGCCTGCCACGCTGGCCCTGCAGCTCTCGGCCCTCGGTGCCGCGGCCGTCGTCGTCGCCATGCTGGTGTGGGCCACCTCGCCGCGGGCCGGTGCCCCTGGCAGGCTGGCCGGCGCCATCCTGTACCCCCTCGCCGCCGCGGGCGCCATGCCCCTCACGGTCTACACGGCGCACGTGCTCGCCCTCGCAGCCTGGTACCTTATCGACCCTGCCGGGTGGGCCCCGGATGCCACGACCTGGATGATCTTCACGGTCGTGACGCTCGTCGTCGCCCCCGTGTGGAGGAAGACGATCGGGCAGGGGCCGCTCGAGTGGCTGCTTGCCTTCCTCAGCGGGCGGAAGGGGTTCGTGCCTCGGCTTCGCGCGAACTGA
- a CDS encoding FAD-dependent monooxygenase, with the protein MHDVIVVGGGPTGVMLACELALQGVEALVLERDPEPTTIVRALGLHVRSIELMGQRGLLERMLPLGQTYPLGGFFAALTAPAPKLDTAHPYVLAIPQTVTERILLERAEELGVELRRGCEVVGLRQDDDEMTVELADASSLRARYVVGCDGGRGRVRGILGVDFVGEPSRNDTLLAEVALSAPLAEIMATVAEVRTTQLRFGAGPIGDGYYRVVAPAREVARDRSVPPSLDDLKEAMRHAARTDFGAHSPRWLSRFGDGTRLAARYRVGRVLLAGDAAHVHPPVGGQGLNLGLQDAANLGWKLAAEVLGRAPDGLLDSYERERRPVASAVLDNTRAQMELMSLEPGARAVRRLLAQLIEIGEVNRTLTEKVTGVDVRYEPGQHRLVGTHLRDMPLGDGRLYERMRGARGLLIDPAGRCSVTGWADRVDHVPERCDELGAPAVLLRPDGYVAWAGDDGAELPEHLGRWFGAPAA; encoded by the coding sequence ATGCACGATGTGATTGTGGTCGGTGGCGGGCCGACCGGGGTGATGCTGGCATGCGAGCTCGCACTGCAGGGCGTCGAGGCACTCGTACTGGAACGGGATCCCGAGCCGACCACGATTGTGAGGGCGCTCGGCCTGCACGTCCGAAGCATCGAGCTCATGGGGCAGCGCGGCCTCCTGGAGCGCATGCTCCCGTTGGGCCAGACGTACCCGCTCGGCGGGTTCTTCGCGGCGCTCACGGCACCCGCACCCAAGCTCGACACTGCGCACCCCTACGTCTTGGCCATCCCACAGACGGTCACGGAGCGCATCCTGCTCGAGCGGGCCGAGGAACTCGGCGTCGAACTGCGGCGCGGGTGCGAGGTCGTCGGCCTGCGGCAGGACGACGACGAGATGACGGTCGAGCTCGCGGATGCCTCCTCCCTCCGGGCTCGCTACGTGGTCGGATGCGACGGCGGGCGCGGCCGGGTGCGAGGGATCCTTGGCGTCGACTTCGTCGGCGAACCGAGCCGAAACGACACCCTCCTCGCCGAGGTGGCGCTCAGCGCACCGCTCGCCGAGATCATGGCGACCGTCGCGGAGGTGCGCACAACGCAGCTCCGCTTCGGCGCGGGCCCGATCGGCGACGGCTACTACCGCGTCGTGGCGCCGGCGCGCGAGGTGGCACGGGATCGCTCGGTGCCGCCGAGCCTCGATGACCTCAAGGAGGCGATGCGGCATGCCGCCCGCACCGACTTCGGCGCACACTCCCCTCGCTGGCTCTCACGCTTCGGTGACGGCACCCGACTCGCCGCGCGCTACCGCGTCGGCAGGGTGCTGCTCGCGGGAGATGCCGCGCACGTGCACCCTCCCGTCGGCGGGCAAGGACTCAATCTTGGGCTGCAGGATGCCGCCAACCTCGGGTGGAAGCTCGCCGCCGAGGTGCTCGGCCGGGCGCCGGATGGGCTGCTCGACAGCTACGAGCGCGAACGGCGGCCCGTGGCATCCGCTGTGCTCGACAACACCCGCGCCCAGATGGAACTCATGTCACTCGAGCCGGGAGCCCGGGCGGTACGTCGGCTCCTTGCGCAACTCATCGAGATCGGCGAGGTGAACCGCACGCTCACCGAGAAGGTCACGGGCGTCGATGTGCGTTACGAGCCGGGCCAGCACCGCCTTGTCGGCACCCACCTGCGCGACATGCCTCTGGGCGACGGCAGGCTCTACGAGCGGATGCGCGGGGCACGCGGTCTGCTCATTGACCCCGCCGGCCGGTGCTCCGTCACTGGCTGGGCCGACCGCGTCGACCACGTGCCTGAGCGCTGCGACGAACTCGGCGCTCCGGCCGTGCTGCTGCGACCCGACGGATACGTCGCATGGGCAGGTGATGACGGGGCCGAACTCCCCGAACACCTCGGCCGCTGGTTCGGCGCGCCCGCCGCCTGA
- a CDS encoding DUF2277 domain-containing protein codes for MCRNIRVLHNFDPPTTDEEVHEAALQFVRKASGSTHPSRANAEVFERAIDEIAQATRRLLDDLVTNAPPKSREAEALKGRARHEKRMEREVRIRTSSA; via the coding sequence ATGTGTCGCAACATCCGGGTGCTCCACAATTTCGATCCGCCGACCACTGACGAAGAGGTCCATGAGGCCGCCCTCCAGTTTGTGCGCAAGGCGAGTGGGTCCACCCACCCCTCGCGCGCCAACGCCGAGGTATTCGAGCGGGCGATCGACGAGATCGCGCAGGCCACGCGACGGCTGCTCGATGACCTCGTGACGAACGCTCCCCCCAAGAGCCGGGAAGCGGAGGCGCTCAAGGGTCGCGCGCGTCACGAGAAGCGCATGGAGCGAGAGGTGCGCATCCGAACCTCCTCGGCGTGA
- a CDS encoding response regulator transcription factor, with protein MTLTIPPRPIRVFLVDDHEVVRLGIASVLRADPGLEVVGEAANFHTALRRVPALAPEVMIVDVRLPDGSGIDLCRQLRSLNSAIKCLLFTAYDDDEASRSAILAGASGYILKNVGAFDLAAAVRAVAGGATLMHQMAAQRIRSSFAAGDAPDPRFASLGLRERQILALIGEGLTNRQIGQRLGLAEKTIKNYVSGLLVKLGIERRTQAAILNAQWRSRG; from the coding sequence ATGACACTCACGATCCCGCCCCGCCCCATTCGCGTCTTTCTGGTCGACGACCACGAGGTCGTGAGGCTCGGCATTGCCAGCGTGCTGAGGGCCGACCCGGGGCTGGAGGTCGTCGGCGAGGCAGCGAACTTCCACACGGCTCTCAGAAGGGTCCCGGCGCTTGCCCCTGAGGTGATGATCGTCGATGTTCGCCTCCCTGACGGGAGCGGAATCGACCTGTGCCGACAACTTCGCTCACTCAACTCGGCCATCAAGTGCCTGCTCTTCACCGCGTACGACGACGACGAAGCGAGTCGCAGCGCCATCCTTGCCGGTGCCTCGGGCTACATCCTGAAGAATGTGGGGGCGTTCGATCTCGCCGCAGCCGTACGCGCGGTAGCCGGCGGGGCGACGCTCATGCACCAGATGGCCGCGCAACGGATTCGCTCGTCCTTCGCTGCCGGAGATGCGCCTGATCCCCGCTTCGCCTCGCTCGGTCTCCGCGAGCGACAGATCCTTGCGCTCATCGGTGAGGGCCTCACGAATCGCCAGATCGGGCAGCGGCTCGGGCTGGCGGAGAAGACGATCAAGAACTACGTCTCCGGTCTTCTGGTCAAGCTTGGGATCGAACGACGCACTCAGGCAGCAATCCTCAACGCGCAGTGGCGCAGCAGGGGATGA